Proteins found in one Vallitalea guaymasensis genomic segment:
- a CDS encoding 2-hydroxyacyl-CoA dehydratase, producing MNNILNVGLDVGSTTVKIVVLNEQGEILYSKYKRHFSDIRLTVGKLIKRAYSHFSDSDITVMVTGSGGMAVSKWINIPFIQEVVACTKAINLKIPDTDVAIELGGEDAKITYFEGDTIEQRMNGTCAGGTGAFIDQMSSLLETDAMGLNELAKKHKVVYPIAARCGVFAKTDIQPLLNEGAAKEDIAVSVFQAVVNQTISGLACGKPIRGNIAFLGGPLYFLSELRQRFIETLNLTSKQSIIPPHSQLFVALGAAIESKKEEPVPFKSILERMENLIDTGTNEVARLQSLFKDKEELDSFMLRHSKNVVERRELSTYEGKCYLGIDAGSTTTKVALIDEDGKLLYSYYGSNGGKPLKQTVDIIKTIYSILPDKAVIANSTVTGYGEALIKEALKVDIGEIETIAHYKAANTFLPGVDFILDIGGQDMKCLRIKNGVIDDILLNEACSSGCGSFLETFAKSLNMNIENFAKSALESKNPVDLGSRCTVFMNSRVKQAQKEGATINDISAGLSYSVIKNALQKVIKIRDPKEMGEKIIVQGGTFYNDSVLRAFEIISEREVIRPNIAGIMGAFGAAIIAKERDNGLESTLLEANQIDSFTFETDLKRCPLCNNHCLLTINKFPGGREHISGNRCERGAGGEKKSKNIPNLYDFKYKRLFDYKPLSEEEAKRGTIGIPRVLNLYENYPYWFTFFTKLGYRVIISPRSTKKLYEEGIETIPSESACYPAKIVHGHIMHLIRKGIKTIFYPCVPYEEKEIKGADNNFNCPIVTSYPETIKHNVEDLENENIKFLNPFLPMDKEERLAERLAEELEGSGISKEEIYEAAGLAWKEKMNVRNDIRKKGEEVVKYLDETGNRGIVLAGRPYHIDPEINHGLTNIITDLGMAILTEDSICHLGNVKRPLRVLDQWAYHSRLYAAAEFVGKKDNIELVQLTSFGCGVDAVTADQVHDILGEHGKIYTLIKIDEGNNLGAIRIRMRSLKAALDERDKSGIQPVKKQINHDRVVFTKEDKKNHTILAPQMSPMHFDFFEVGLKKMGYNVVILPHVDPGAVEEGLKHVNNDACYPSILVVGQIIKALKSGKYDLNNTSVFITQTGGGCRASNYIGFIRKALDDLGINSVPVVSINASGLETNPGFKFTIPLIHRALVATIYGDVLMRVLYATRPYEKVKGSADKLYDKWKQKALKNVENGRIHEFKKNMKGIVKEFDELPIRDILKPKVGVVGEILIKYHPIGNNNLVETLEKEGAEASVPDLLDFFLYCAYNNKFKYEKLNGTKKGWTLSKIAIKVIEMYRKTSKKALENSKRFRAPSSIDEKAVYAEELISLGNQTGEGWFLTGEMVELVKEGVENIVCVQPFACLPNHVVGKSMIKPIRKKYKRANIVAIDYDPGASEVNQLNRIKLMLSVAKSNLEEKNEGKVIDKYIDKKDKEQKDDKELLAL from the coding sequence TTAAATGTTGGATTGGACGTAGGTTCAACTACGGTAAAAATAGTAGTATTAAATGAACAAGGAGAAATTTTATATAGTAAATATAAAAGGCATTTTTCTGATATACGATTAACAGTTGGTAAGTTAATAAAAAGAGCTTACTCTCATTTTAGTGATTCAGATATTACCGTAATGGTGACAGGTTCTGGTGGAATGGCTGTTTCTAAATGGATTAATATACCTTTCATACAAGAAGTAGTTGCATGTACAAAAGCTATCAACTTAAAAATACCAGATACAGATGTAGCCATAGAATTAGGTGGCGAAGATGCTAAGATTACATATTTTGAAGGTGACACGATTGAGCAAAGAATGAATGGAACTTGTGCTGGTGGAACTGGTGCTTTTATTGATCAGATGAGTTCTTTACTAGAAACAGATGCAATGGGTCTCAATGAGCTTGCTAAGAAACATAAAGTAGTATATCCAATAGCAGCTAGATGTGGAGTTTTTGCAAAGACAGACATCCAACCGTTACTGAATGAAGGTGCTGCCAAAGAGGATATTGCTGTATCTGTATTTCAAGCAGTAGTTAATCAAACTATAAGTGGTCTGGCATGTGGTAAACCAATAAGAGGTAATATTGCTTTTTTAGGTGGACCACTTTACTTTTTATCTGAGCTTAGACAGAGATTTATTGAAACCTTAAATTTAACAAGTAAACAATCAATTATACCACCTCATTCACAACTTTTTGTGGCATTAGGTGCAGCTATAGAGTCTAAAAAAGAAGAACCAGTACCTTTCAAATCCATTTTAGAAAGAATGGAAAACCTTATTGATACAGGTACTAATGAAGTAGCAAGATTACAATCACTATTCAAAGATAAAGAAGAATTGGATTCATTCATGTTAAGACATAGTAAAAATGTCGTAGAAAGAAGAGAACTATCAACATATGAAGGTAAGTGTTATCTTGGTATTGATGCAGGTTCTACAACTACTAAAGTAGCATTGATTGATGAAGATGGAAAATTACTATATTCATATTATGGAAGTAATGGTGGAAAGCCATTAAAGCAGACTGTAGATATCATAAAGACTATATATTCCATTTTGCCTGACAAAGCAGTGATAGCTAATTCTACTGTAACAGGTTATGGAGAAGCATTAATAAAAGAAGCATTAAAAGTGGATATTGGTGAAATAGAGACAATTGCACATTATAAGGCTGCCAATACCTTTTTACCGGGGGTAGATTTCATATTGGATATTGGTGGACAGGATATGAAGTGCCTTAGAATCAAAAATGGTGTAATAGACGATATTCTATTGAACGAAGCTTGTTCATCTGGGTGTGGTTCATTCTTAGAAACCTTTGCAAAATCATTAAATATGAATATTGAAAACTTTGCAAAATCAGCTTTAGAATCCAAGAATCCAGTTGATCTAGGTTCAAGATGTACTGTATTCATGAATTCAAGAGTAAAACAAGCTCAAAAAGAAGGAGCTACTATCAATGATATATCTGCAGGATTATCTTATTCTGTTATAAAGAATGCTTTACAAAAAGTAATTAAGATAAGAGATCCTAAGGAAATGGGTGAAAAAATTATTGTACAAGGTGGAACTTTTTACAATGATTCAGTACTTAGAGCTTTTGAAATAATATCTGAAAGAGAAGTTATAAGACCGAACATAGCAGGAATAATGGGTGCTTTTGGTGCTGCGATAATCGCAAAAGAAAGAGATAACGGACTAGAAAGTACTTTATTAGAAGCAAATCAGATAGATTCCTTTACATTTGAAACAGATCTGAAAAGATGTCCTTTGTGTAATAACCATTGTTTACTTACAATCAACAAATTCCCAGGAGGAAGAGAACATATATCAGGTAACAGATGTGAAAGAGGGGCTGGGGGAGAGAAGAAAAGCAAGAATATCCCTAATCTATATGATTTCAAATATAAAAGATTATTTGATTATAAACCATTAAGTGAAGAAGAAGCTAAAAGGGGTACTATAGGTATTCCAAGAGTACTTAATCTATATGAGAATTACCCATATTGGTTCACTTTCTTTACTAAACTGGGCTATAGGGTTATTATATCACCTCGTTCAACTAAAAAATTGTATGAGGAAGGTATTGAAACAATACCATCAGAATCAGCTTGTTATCCAGCTAAGATTGTACATGGACATATTATGCACCTTATAAGAAAAGGTATTAAAACTATATTCTATCCATGCGTACCATATGAAGAGAAAGAAATAAAAGGTGCAGACAATAATTTTAATTGCCCAATAGTTACATCTTATCCTGAAACCATAAAACATAATGTAGAAGACTTGGAAAATGAAAATATTAAGTTTCTTAACCCATTTTTGCCTATGGATAAGGAAGAACGTCTAGCAGAAAGGTTAGCAGAAGAATTAGAAGGCAGTGGTATTAGCAAAGAAGAGATTTATGAAGCTGCTGGTTTAGCCTGGAAAGAAAAGATGAATGTCAGAAATGACATAAGGAAAAAGGGAGAAGAAGTTGTAAAATATCTGGATGAAACAGGTAATAGAGGAATTGTATTAGCTGGAAGACCTTATCATATAGATCCAGAGATAAATCATGGATTAACTAATATAATAACAGATTTAGGTATGGCTATACTGACAGAGGATTCTATTTGTCATCTAGGTAATGTTAAAAGACCTCTTAGAGTATTGGATCAATGGGCTTATCATTCAAGATTATATGCTGCTGCTGAATTTGTTGGTAAAAAAGATAATATTGAACTTGTTCAGCTAACCTCCTTTGGTTGTGGAGTTGACGCAGTTACAGCAGACCAAGTTCACGATATACTTGGCGAGCATGGTAAAATATATACTTTAATCAAGATAGATGAAGGTAATAACTTGGGTGCTATAAGAATAAGAATGCGCTCACTAAAAGCCGCCCTAGATGAAAGGGATAAGAGTGGTATCCAACCTGTTAAAAAACAGATTAACCATGACAGGGTAGTATTCACTAAAGAAGATAAGAAGAACCATACTATATTAGCGCCACAAATGTCACCTATGCATTTTGACTTTTTTGAAGTAGGTCTAAAGAAGATGGGATATAATGTGGTTATACTTCCACATGTGGACCCAGGTGCAGTTGAGGAAGGCTTGAAACATGTAAATAATGACGCATGTTATCCATCTATATTAGTTGTAGGACAGATCATAAAGGCATTAAAATCAGGTAAATATGATTTGAATAATACTTCCGTATTCATTACTCAAACAGGAGGAGGATGTAGAGCTTCTAATTATATAGGTTTCATAAGAAAAGCTTTAGATGATTTAGGCATTAATAGCGTTCCTGTTGTATCAATTAATGCATCAGGACTGGAAACTAATCCAGGATTCAAATTTACTATACCTTTGATACATAGAGCTCTTGTAGCAACAATATACGGTGATGTTTTAATGAGAGTGCTATATGCAACAAGACCTTATGAGAAAGTAAAAGGATCAGCTGATAAACTATATGATAAATGGAAGCAAAAAGCACTCAAAAATGTTGAAAACGGCAGAATACATGAATTCAAGAAGAATATGAAAGGCATTGTCAAAGAGTTTGATGAACTCCCAATAAGAGATATATTGAAACCAAAAGTTGGAGTAGTCGGAGAAATACTTATTAAGTATCATCCAATTGGAAATAACAATCTAGTTGAAACTCTAGAAAAAGAAGGTGCTGAAGCTAGTGTTCCAGATTTATTAGATTTCTTCTTGTATTGTGCTTATAACAATAAATTCAAATATGAGAAGCTAAACGGAACCAAAAAAGGTTGGACTCTCAGTAAAATAGCAATAAAAGTTATTGAGATGTACAGGAAAACATCTAAGAAAGCCTTAGAAAACAGTAAACGCTTCAGAGCGCCATCTTCAATTGATGAAAAAGCAGTATATGCAGAAGAATTGATATCTCTTGGTAACCAAACTGGTGAGGGATGGTTCTTGACTGGAGAAATGGTAGAATTAGTTAAAGAAGGCGTAGAAAATATTGTCTGTGTTCAACCATTTGCATGTTTGCCTAATCATGTAGTAGGTAAATCAATGATCAAACCAATCAGAAAAAAATATAAGAGAGCTAATATAGTAGCTATTGATTATGATCCAGGTGCTAGTGAAGTAAATCAACTTAATAGAATAAAATTAATGTTATCTGTAGCTAAGAGTAACCTTGAAGAAAAAAATGAAGGTAAAGTTATTGATAAATATATAGACAAGAAGGACAAAGAACAGAAAGACGATAAAGAATTACTTGCATTATAG
- the hydF gene encoding [FeFe] hydrogenase H-cluster maturation GTPase HydF translates to MSLNRTPRGDRVHIALFGKRNAGKSSIINAITNQDIALVSSVKGTTTDPVYKAMEILPIGPVVIIDTAGLDDEGELGELRKKKTLDVLNKTDLAILTIDAESGITDFEKGILKSIKDKKIPVAGVVNKTDIKNISKDELKSMEKELSLKLIPVSAIENKGIEELKNEIIRLLPDNDKGHELVGDIIESGDFVVLVVPIDTAAPKGRLILPQQQVIRDILDNDAISIVTKEYKIKETLENIGKKPKIVITDSQVFERVSKDTPDNIMLTSFSILFARYKGDLIKLIEGAKKLESLKDGDKVLIAEGCTHHRQSDDIGTVKIPRWIKEYTGKDIEFEFSSGFKYPNNLKDYSLIVHCGGCMLNRREVQHRIKVALDNNIPIVNYGVLIAYVKGILERVTEPFPIANKMLKDAKSSLSNS, encoded by the coding sequence ATGAGTTTGAATAGGACACCTAGAGGAGATAGAGTGCATATTGCGCTATTTGGAAAAAGGAATGCAGGAAAATCCAGTATTATTAATGCTATAACCAATCAAGATATAGCATTAGTATCATCAGTAAAAGGAACTACTACAGATCCAGTATATAAGGCTATGGAAATACTTCCAATAGGTCCAGTTGTGATTATTGATACAGCTGGACTGGATGATGAAGGTGAATTGGGAGAACTTAGAAAGAAAAAGACACTGGACGTTCTTAATAAGACGGATCTAGCAATATTAACCATTGATGCAGAATCAGGAATCACAGATTTTGAAAAAGGTATTTTGAAGAGCATAAAAGATAAAAAAATACCTGTGGCAGGTGTAGTCAATAAAACAGACATCAAAAATATATCAAAAGATGAATTGAAATCAATGGAAAAAGAGTTATCCCTTAAATTAATTCCAGTATCAGCCATAGAGAATAAAGGTATAGAAGAGCTTAAGAATGAAATTATTAGACTGCTTCCTGATAATGATAAAGGTCATGAATTGGTTGGAGATATTATTGAATCAGGTGATTTTGTAGTATTAGTAGTTCCTATTGACACAGCTGCACCAAAAGGAAGACTTATTTTACCTCAACAGCAAGTTATAAGAGATATATTAGATAATGATGCAATCTCTATTGTGACCAAGGAATACAAAATAAAAGAGACTCTTGAAAACATTGGCAAGAAACCTAAAATTGTTATTACTGATTCTCAAGTTTTCGAGAGAGTATCAAAGGATACGCCTGATAATATAATGCTTACTTCCTTTTCCATATTATTTGCAAGATACAAGGGAGATTTAATCAAGCTGATAGAAGGTGCTAAGAAGTTAGAATCTTTAAAAGATGGAGATAAGGTATTAATAGCAGAGGGTTGTACCCACCATAGACAATCAGATGACATCGGTACTGTAAAAATCCCTAGATGGATTAAAGAATATACAGGTAAAGATATAGAATTTGAATTTTCCAGTGGATTCAAATATCCTAATAACCTGAAGGATTATTCCCTAATAGTTCATTGTGGTGGATGTATGTTGAATAGAAGAGAAGTACAACATAGAATCAAAGTGGCACTAGACAATAATATACCTATAGTTAATTATGGTGTACTTATTGCTTATGTAAAAGGTATATTAGAAAGAGTTACAGAACCATTCCCTATAGCAAATAAAATGTTAAAAGATGCGAAGTCTAGTTTGTCAAATTCATAA
- a CDS encoding ATP-binding protein — MKIHYDVEGGEFISAGVASSKLKKTLKQLGISPIIIRKVSICMYEAEINMVIHANGGVIDVEITPETIDVVINDEGPGIENIDLAMQEGYSTASRKAREMGFGAGMGLPNIKKHSDNMEIETKLGEGTKLELTFNIKN; from the coding sequence ATGAAGATTCATTATGATGTTGAAGGTGGCGAGTTTATTTCTGCAGGAGTTGCATCAAGTAAATTAAAAAAGACTTTAAAACAACTTGGAATATCTCCTATTATTATTAGAAAAGTATCCATATGTATGTATGAAGCAGAGATAAATATGGTAATTCATGCTAATGGAGGAGTTATTGATGTAGAGATAACTCCAGAAACCATAGATGTTGTTATCAACGACGAAGGTCCAGGAATAGAAAATATTGATTTGGCAATGCAAGAAGGTTACTCTACTGCATCAAGAAAAGCTAGAGAAATGGGTTTTGGTGCAGGAATGGGATTACCTAACATAAAGAAACATAGTGATAACATGGAAATAGAGACGAAATTGGGAGAAGGAACAAAACTTGAACTAACTTTTAACATAAAAAATTAG
- a CDS encoding [Fe-Fe] hydrogenase large subunit C-terminal domain-containing protein produces MEEVLHSVRLDIDKCIGCTDCIKRCPTEAIRVRNGKAHIMDERCIDCGMCIRVCRNHAKKAITEPLDKINDYKFKVAIPAPTLYTQFRGIVDPNIILTGLKKLGFDEVFEVARAAEIITEESKKMLEKGNLLKPVISSACPAIVKLIQIRFPSLIPNILPIISPKEAMARYAKKYLVGKGIKKEDIGVFFISPCAAKVTNSKQPQVIDESYVDGVISLKEIYLKLVPVIKTIKEPEILQMSSNTGIGWAHTGGEGYASGIENHIAVDGIENVIKILEKVENGKLDDVNFIECLACVGGCLGGPLTVENCFVSSNRMDKIKKYNSGEGKKRDIPLFDEKIDLYWSKPLETKQVMKLDDDVEKAIEKLEHLEKIYDILPKIDCGSCGAPTCRALAEDIVCGKANIEDCVFMLRQKVREMAEQMVTLAQKMPPSISNETINNKILEKRSSQ; encoded by the coding sequence ATGGAGGAAGTACTACATTCTGTAAGGTTAGATATAGATAAATGCATTGGTTGTACAGATTGTATTAAGCGTTGTCCAACAGAAGCCATAAGAGTTAGAAATGGGAAAGCACATATTATGGACGAGCGGTGTATTGATTGCGGTATGTGCATTAGAGTCTGTCGTAACCATGCTAAAAAAGCAATAACAGAACCATTAGATAAAATAAACGACTATAAATTTAAAGTAGCTATACCAGCTCCTACATTGTATACACAATTTAGAGGTATTGTTGACCCTAATATTATTTTGACAGGATTAAAAAAACTAGGTTTTGATGAGGTTTTTGAAGTTGCAAGGGCAGCTGAGATTATAACTGAAGAAAGTAAAAAAATGCTAGAAAAAGGTAATTTACTTAAACCAGTTATATCTTCTGCATGTCCAGCAATTGTAAAACTTATTCAAATTAGATTTCCTTCTTTAATACCTAATATTTTACCAATCATATCACCAAAAGAGGCTATGGCAAGATATGCTAAAAAATACTTGGTAGGTAAAGGAATCAAAAAAGAAGATATAGGAGTATTCTTTATATCACCTTGTGCTGCAAAAGTTACTAATAGTAAACAGCCACAAGTTATTGATGAATCCTATGTAGATGGTGTTATTTCACTAAAAGAGATATATCTAAAACTAGTTCCAGTAATAAAGACGATAAAAGAACCTGAGATACTACAAATGAGTAGTAATACAGGTATAGGCTGGGCTCATACTGGTGGTGAAGGATATGCATCTGGTATTGAGAATCATATAGCTGTAGATGGTATTGAAAATGTTATCAAAATACTGGAGAAAGTAGAAAATGGTAAACTTGATGATGTTAATTTCATTGAATGTCTAGCATGTGTTGGTGGATGTCTTGGTGGTCCCCTAACTGTAGAGAATTGCTTTGTTTCCAGTAATAGGATGGATAAAATAAAGAAATACAATAGTGGTGAAGGCAAAAAACGGGATATACCATTATTTGATGAAAAAATTGATCTGTATTGGTCTAAACCATTAGAAACTAAACAAGTCATGAAGCTTGATGATGATGTAGAAAAAGCCATAGAAAAGTTAGAACACTTAGAAAAAATCTATGATATCTTACCAAAGATTGACTGTGGTTCCTGTGGGGCACCGACTTGCAGAGCATTAGCCGAAGATATAGTCTGTGGTAAAGCCAATATAGAGGATTGTGTGTTCATGTTAAGACAAAAGGTAAGAGAAATGGCTGAACAAATGGTTACATTAGCACAAAAAATGCCACCATCCATTAGTAATGAAACTATAAATAATAAGATATTAGAAAAGAGGTCATCACAATGA
- a CDS encoding DRTGG domain-containing protein, whose translation MTVEELKIKLNLELVAGKEGLQGEIKGGFVGDLLSVVMGKAKEGNVWITIQSHVNIVAVAVLTGSACIIVSEGFKVEEDAIAKADEENIPILTTKKSSYEMVSDLVAKGIKNI comes from the coding sequence ATGACAGTTGAAGAATTAAAAATTAAGCTTAACCTTGAATTGGTTGCTGGTAAAGAAGGGTTACAAGGTGAAATAAAAGGCGGTTTTGTAGGTGATTTATTAAGCGTGGTAATGGGTAAAGCAAAAGAGGGTAATGTATGGATTACAATTCAAAGCCATGTTAATATAGTAGCAGTAGCAGTACTTACTGGTTCTGCGTGTATTATTGTATCAGAAGGATTTAAGGTTGAAGAAGATGCTATCGCAAAGGCAGATGAGGAAAATATACCTATATTGACTACAAAAAAATCATCTTATGAAATGGTTAGCGATCTTGTAGCAAAGGGAATCAAAAATATTTAG
- a CDS encoding ATP-binding protein has protein sequence MKELSMHILDIAQNSIRADANIITIIVKELIKDNIFEFSIKDNGTGIDEEILKDIRNPFTTSRTMRRVGLGIPLLDNTCNICNGRLEIDSSSKQGTYIKASMDYNHIDRPPIGDMVATMATLISSNGDIDIQYKHYYNENSFDITTKELKEVLGDEVPLTNLDVIKWLKEFLKENINELKSDGDKS, from the coding sequence ATGAAAGAATTATCTATGCATATACTTGATATTGCACAGAATAGTATAAGAGCTGATGCAAACATAATTACTATTATAGTAAAAGAATTAATCAAAGACAATATTTTTGAATTCAGTATTAAAGATAATGGGACAGGAATAGACGAAGAAATATTAAAAGACATTCGTAATCCTTTCACTACATCAAGAACAATGAGACGTGTAGGCTTGGGAATACCATTGTTAGATAATACTTGTAACATTTGTAATGGTAGATTGGAGATAGATTCATCTAGCAAACAAGGTACTTATATAAAAGCCAGTATGGATTATAATCATATTGATAGACCACCTATAGGTGATATGGTAGCAACAATGGCAACTCTTATTTCATCTAATGGTGATATTGATATACAATATAAGCATTACTATAATGAGAACTCATTTGATATAACTACAAAAGAACTTAAAGAAGTTTTGGGTGATGAAGTACCATTAACTAATTTAGATGTTATCAAATGGTTAAAGGAATTCTTAAAAGAAAATATTAATGAGCTTAAGAGCGACGGAGACAAAAGCTGA
- the rsxC gene encoding electron transport complex subunit RsxC, whose translation MGALTFKRGIHPSHSKDSTEKKPIKIYMPKGDLVFPMLQHIGAPCKPLVKKGDKVLMGQKIGEPQGFVSSPIHATVSGTVKAIKDVLHPNGSKVQAIVIENDGEYTEIETMKERKDYKNLSREEIINIIKEAGIVGMGGATFPTFIKLSPPPEKKIDHIIVNGAECEPYLTSDHRIMIEETQRVVKGLEIILHLFPNAKGVIGIEDNKPDAIKAMKEAVKGISNISVATLKTKYPQGAEKQLIYSITKREVPAGGLPADVGCIVQNIDTVVAIHRAVLRGRPLMRRIVTVSGGAIKEPQNFKVRIGTSYRELIEAAGGFTEEPAKVISGGPMMGLALFSLDVPVIKGSSSILCLTKKEAVVNEESNCIRCGKCVSICPMNLLPLELNKFAINNEDDLFVKYKGMNCIECGACSYICPSNRHLTHSIRTTKRTIMAKKKK comes from the coding sequence ATGGGAGCATTGACTTTTAAAAGAGGCATTCATCCTAGTCATTCTAAAGATTCCACAGAAAAGAAACCTATTAAGATTTATATGCCAAAAGGTGATTTGGTTTTCCCAATGTTACAACATATAGGAGCACCTTGCAAACCTTTAGTTAAAAAAGGCGATAAAGTGTTAATGGGGCAGAAAATAGGAGAACCTCAAGGATTCGTTTCTTCACCAATCCATGCAACAGTTTCAGGTACAGTCAAAGCTATTAAAGATGTACTTCATCCTAATGGTTCAAAAGTACAAGCAATTGTTATTGAAAATGATGGTGAATATACGGAAATTGAAACAATGAAAGAAAGAAAGGACTATAAGAACCTTTCAAGGGAAGAAATAATTAATATTATAAAAGAGGCTGGTATAGTAGGTATGGGTGGAGCAACATTTCCAACATTCATAAAATTATCACCTCCTCCAGAGAAAAAGATTGATCATATAATTGTTAATGGTGCTGAGTGTGAGCCTTATTTGACATCTGATCATAGGATTATGATTGAAGAAACACAAAGAGTTGTAAAAGGGCTTGAGATAATACTACATCTTTTTCCAAATGCCAAAGGTGTTATTGGAATAGAAGACAATAAGCCAGATGCCATAAAAGCTATGAAAGAAGCTGTTAAAGGTATTAGTAATATCAGCGTTGCAACTTTGAAAACAAAATATCCTCAAGGGGCTGAAAAACAACTCATCTATTCTATAACTAAGAGAGAAGTTCCAGCTGGAGGATTACCAGCTGATGTTGGTTGTATTGTTCAAAACATAGATACAGTCGTAGCTATTCATAGAGCAGTTCTCAGAGGAAGACCTTTAATGAGAAGAATTGTTACTGTGAGTGGGGGAGCTATAAAAGAACCGCAGAATTTTAAGGTTAGAATTGGTACTAGCTATAGAGAATTAATTGAGGCTGCTGGTGGTTTCACGGAAGAACCTGCCAAAGTTATCTCAGGGGGACCTATGATGGGACTGGCACTGTTCTCACTAGATGTACCTGTAATAAAAGGTTCTTCATCTATACTATGTCTGACTAAAAAAGAAGCAGTAGTGAATGAAGAAAGCAACTGTATTAGATGTGGTAAGTGTGTAAGTATATGTCCAATGAATCTATTACCTTTAGAACTTAACAAATTTGCTATAAACAATGAAGATGACTTGTTTGTAAAATATAAAGGTATGAATTGTATAGAATGTGGAGCTTGTTCATATATATGTCCATCCAATAGACATTTAACTCATTCTATAAGAACAACAAAAAGGACTATAATGGCTAAGAAAAAGAAATAA
- a CDS encoding RnfABCDGE type electron transport complex subunit D — translation MTDQYIVSSSPHIRSDKTTDKIMRDVIIALMPATLFGIYNFGVRALIIVLICVISCVASEALFQYITKRKLSISDYSAVVTGILLALNLPHTVPYWLPVLGSVVAIIIVKQLFGGLGQNFMNPALGARAFLLISFAGLMTRWELDGVTTATPLGIIKEGAGSLPSIADTFFGFIGGCIGETSAIALLLGGIYLLARKIINWRIPVLYIGSVFVLSLIIGGRGFDMNYAAYQVFSGGLMIGAIYMATDYSSSPMTKTGQIIMGLGCGILTAVIRIYGSYPEGVSFAIIIMNLFVPLIDKFTIPKAFGEVAKNEK, via the coding sequence GTGACAGATCAATATATAGTATCGTCTTCACCTCATATTCGATCAGATAAGACTACTGATAAGATTATGAGGGATGTAATTATTGCTTTAATGCCAGCAACTTTATTTGGAATATATAATTTTGGTGTGAGAGCATTGATTATAGTTTTAATTTGCGTTATATCATGTGTTGCATCAGAAGCGCTATTTCAATATATAACTAAGAGAAAGCTTAGTATATCTGATTATAGTGCAGTTGTAACAGGTATATTACTAGCGCTTAATCTACCACATACAGTTCCTTATTGGCTACCGGTTTTAGGAAGTGTCGTGGCTATAATAATCGTTAAACAATTATTCGGTGGACTAGGACAGAATTTTATGAATCCCGCTCTAGGAGCAAGAGCATTTTTACTTATATCCTTTGCAGGATTAATGACTAGATGGGAACTTGATGGAGTAACAACAGCTACACCTTTAGGAATAATAAAAGAAGGTGCAGGAAGTCTTCCAAGCATTGCAGATACATTTTTCGGTTTTATAGGAGGTTGTATTGGAGAGACTTCAGCAATAGCTTTATTATTGGGTGGTATCTATCTATTAGCTAGGAAGATAATAAATTGGAGAATACCAGTATTATATATTGGCTCAGTCTTCGTACTTTCTTTAATTATTGGTGGTAGAGGATTTGATATGAACTATGCTGCTTATCAAGTTTTTAGTGGTGGTCTTATGATAGGTGCTATCTATATGGCAACTGACTATTCATCATCACCAATGACAAAAACAGGACAAATCATTATGGGTCTTGGATGTGGTATATTAACTGCGGTTATAAGAATATATGGTAGTTATCCAGAAGGTGTATCATTTGCAATAATAATAATGAACCTTTTTGTACCATTGATTGATAAATTTACAATCCCTAAAGCTTTTGGGGAGGTGGCTAAAAATGAAAAATAA